From the Danio aesculapii chromosome 9, fDanAes4.1, whole genome shotgun sequence genome, one window contains:
- the slc15a2 gene encoding solute carrier family 15 member 2, with translation MGKMKDKDVDAEKYEKAQRSQKLCGTNYPVSIAFIVVNEFCERFSYYGMKAVLTLYFMNYLHWDKNLSTAIYHAFSGLCYFTPLLGALIADSWLGKFKTIIYLSIVYVIGHVVKSVGAIPDVGDSTVHIALSMVGLGLIALGTGGIKPCVAAFGGDQFDEDNIDERRKFFSIFYMSINAGSVLSTIITPILRGDVQCFGGDCYALAFGVPAALMVIALVVFISGSGLYKKSPPEGNVLVRVCKCIGFAISNRWRNSKKSPKRSHWLDWAEEKYSKRLIQEIKMVFRVLVLYIPLPMFWALFDQQGSRWTLQATRMNMDFGGGFIIKPDQMQMLNALLILVFIPIFDMGIYPLVGLCRIKLTPLKKMATGMILAALAFCAATVVEVYVIKTVVEPPPAKESLVQVYNLMDSDVTVQFPAHTIFSEPLKPYEEPSGYSSLPLTGDSQLQNVIVSHNGENYQCRLTFTERTAYSLLLRPPAQPGSSVCNLVKDHITKSETGAAYIRFINTHTENINVTVGTEEVYASANYGISHNISVPRGEYNKAVCVTDSKEYEIDLGLLDFGAFYTVILSEAGNNLAVKKMEDIQANNIHIGWQIPQYVFLTAGEVMFSITGLEFSYSQAPASMKSVLQAGWLMTVAFGNVIVLIVAEGAGMEQWVEFLLFAALLVAVSIIFSIMAYFYTYVDADQLDKLFKEDGDGGKVESSKKDEVSLGEIPKQTKM, from the exons atgGGGAAAATGAAGG ACAAAGATGTTGATGCAGAGAAATATGAAAAAGCACAGCGCTCACAG AAATTATGTGGGACTAACTACCCAGTTAGCATTGCCTTCATTGTGGTCAATGAGTTCTGTGAAAGATTCTCTTACTATGGAATGAAAG CGGTGCTGACGCTTTACTTCATGAACTACCTGCATTGGGACAAGAATCTGTCTACAGCTATATACCATGCATTCTCAGGCCTGTGTTACTTCACTCCACTTCTGGGGGCCTTGATAGCAGACTCATGGTTAGGGAAGTTCAA AACcatcatctatctgtctattgtGTATGTGATTGGCCATGTGGTCAAGTCTGTCGGGGCTATTCCTGATGTGGGGGACAGCACTGTTCATAT AGCTCTGTCAATGGTTGGTCTGGGCCTCATAGCATTAGGGACAGGAGGGATCAAACCCTGCGTTGCAGCTTTTGGTGGTGACCAGTTTGATGAAGACAAT ATAGATGAGAGGAGAAAATTCTTCTCCATCTTTTACATGTCAATCAATGCTGGAAGTGTCTTATCCACCATTATCACACCAATACTAAGAG GTGATGTGCAGTGTTTTGGAGGAGATTGCTATGCCCTGGCCTTTGGAGTTCCTGCAGCTTTAATGGTCATCGCCTTAG TGGTGTTTATTTCTGGAAGTGGCCTATACAAGAAAAGTCCTCCGGAGGGAAATGTCTTGGTGCGTGTCTGCAAATGTATTGGG tTTGCTATAAGCAATCGATGGAGGAATTCCAAAAAGAGCCCAAAACGGAGCCACTGGCTAGATTGGGCAGAGGAGAAGTACTCT AAGCGACTCATACAGGAGATTAAAATGGTGTTCAGGGTGCTGGTTCTTTATATTCCATTGCCTATGTTTTGGGCTCTCTTTGACCAGCAG GGTTCACGCTGGACTCTTCAAGCTACTCGAATGAATATGGatttt GGTGGAGGTTTCATAATAAAGCCTGATCAAATGCAG ATGCTGAATGCTTTGCTGATTCTGGTGTTTATTCCAATTTTCGACATGGGCATTTATCCACTTGTAGGCCTTTGTCGGATCAAACTCAC tcCACTAAAGAAGATGGCGACAGGCATGATTCTTGCTGCACTTGCCTTCTGCGCTGCAACTGTTGTTGAAGTTTACGTCATT AAAACCGTGGTGGAGCCTCCTCCAGCCAAAGAGAGCCTTGTTCAGGTTTACAATCTTATGGATTCAGATGTCACTGTGCAGTTTCCAGCACACACTATCTTCTCAGAGCCACTTAAACCATACGAG GAACCTTCGGGATACTCAAGTCTTCCTCTTACTGGAGACTCTCAGCTGCAGAATGTGATTGTCAGTCACAATGGTGAGAATTACCAGTGCAGACTCACGTTTACAGAGCGGACTGCTTACAGTCTCTTACTGCGCCCTCCTGCACAGCCCGGCAGCTCTGTATGCAATCTG GTAAAAGATCACATCACCAAGTCTGAAACCGGAGCTGCGTATATAAG GTTTATCAATACACACACAGAGAATATCAACGTAACAGTTGGCACTGAGGAAGTTTATGCATCTGCAAATTATGGGATTTCTCACAATATAAGTGTACCAAGGGGAGA ATATAATAAAGCTGTTTGTGTAACTGACTCCAAAGAATATGAGATCGATCTGGGACTTCTGGATTTTGGTGCTTTCTACACAGTCATACTCTCAGAG GCGGGCAATAATCTAGCGGTCAAAAAGATGGAGGACATCCAAGCCAACAACATTCACATCGGCTGGCAGATTCCACAGTACGTGTTCCTCACAGCCGGAGAAGTCATGTTCTCCATCACCGGTCTGGAGTTCTCCTACTCACAG GCACCGGCAAGCATGAAATCCGTTCTCCAGGCTGGATGGCTTATGACCGTGGCATTTGGAAATGTCATTGTCCTGATTGTGGCAGAAGGGGCCGGCATGGAGCAG TGGGTGGAGTTTCTGCTTTTTGCTGCCCTTTTGGTGGCAGTCAGCATCATCTTCTCCATCATGGCTTATTTCTACACCTATGTGGATGCAGATCAACTTGACAAGCTTTTCAAAGAGGATGGAGATGGCGGGAAAGTGGAAAGTAGTAAGAAAGATGAGGTTTCTTTGGGTGAAATACCAAAGCAAACCAAGATGTAG